One stretch of Candidatus Thermoplasmatota archaeon DNA includes these proteins:
- a CDS encoding TATA-box-binding protein, whose protein sequence is MMDMKVENIVATTTIGKELNLEKIASTVAGSKYEKERFPGLIMHIDEPKTTYLLFKNGKVVSLGAKSEEELRAGIQKLCEKLVESGFEVSFESEIAIKNVVASSDLCVEMNLTNMVLALGLENVEYESEQFPGLVYWLEESRAVFLIFNSGKIICLGTKSPEEASKAIDTLSSKLHSLRLI, encoded by the coding sequence ATGATGGACATGAAAGTAGAAAATATAGTTGCTACCACAACGATTGGAAAAGAGCTTAATTTGGAAAAAATCGCATCAACTGTGGCAGGCAGCAAGTACGAAAAAGAACGTTTTCCAGGGTTAATCATGCACATAGATGAGCCAAAAACAACGTATCTGCTGTTCAAGAACGGCAAGGTGGTGAGCTTGGGTGCGAAGTCCGAGGAGGAATTGCGGGCGGGCATCCAGAAACTATGCGAAAAACTTGTAGAATCTGGTTTTGAAGTATCATTCGAATCAGAAATTGCGATAAAAAACGTAGTTGCATCTTCTGACTTATGCGTGGAAATGAATCTGACGAATATGGTATTGGCCCTTGGATTGGAAAACGTTGAATATGAGTCCGAGCAATTTCCTGGGTTGGTGTATTGGCTGGAGGAATCCCGTGCGGTTTTCTTGATTTTCAATTCCGGAAAAATCATATGTCTGGGAACAAAAAGTCCAGAGGAGGCATCTAAAGCAATAGATACCTTATCCTCAAAGCTGCATTCATTGAGATTGATATAA
- a CDS encoding UDP-glucose/GDP-mannose dehydrogenase family protein, translating into MKICIIGAGYVGMVTGVCLADNGNDVVFIDIDEEKVNEINKSFPPIYEDDLGEMLKRNSGRIKATTEYGPITEADAVFVCVGTPSRKDGSINLEYVEEAIKNIGRYIGNEWKLVVIKSTVLPGTTEGFVIPFLEKLTGKKAGHDFGVSMNPEFLREGKAIHDFKHPDRIVIGVHDKKSEELLTRLYTPFHAPLFITTLTTAEMIKYSSNALLATKISFANEIGNFCKKLGVDTYDVMEAVGMDHRISPYFLNSGAGFGGSCFPKDVRAIISAGDERGCDTAILRSVMHVNERQSLKMIELLEKHTEKLDGKKISVLGLSFKAGTDDIRESRSIPVIKKLIEKNAVISAYDPLAMENMKKIFENIDYCKSADASLKNADGCLIMTDWEEFSHLNFRLMKRPVVIDGRHIVEEKEGLIYEGICW; encoded by the coding sequence ATGAAGATATGCATAATTGGTGCCGGATATGTGGGGATGGTAACCGGTGTTTGCCTTGCAGATAATGGAAATGATGTAGTATTCATAGATATCGACGAAGAAAAAGTGAATGAAATAAATAAATCGTTTCCGCCAATATATGAGGATGACCTGGGGGAGATGCTTAAAAGAAACAGCGGGAGGATAAAAGCAACGACAGAATATGGGCCCATAACAGAAGCGGATGCTGTTTTTGTGTGCGTAGGCACGCCTTCAAGGAAAGACGGAAGCATAAATTTAGAATATGTGGAGGAAGCAATTAAAAATATTGGCAGATATATCGGAAATGAATGGAAATTGGTTGTAATAAAAAGCACTGTTTTGCCTGGTACAACCGAAGGTTTTGTCATACCCTTTCTGGAAAAATTAACGGGCAAAAAAGCCGGGCATGATTTTGGCGTTTCAATGAATCCGGAATTTTTGAGGGAAGGAAAAGCAATACACGATTTCAAACATCCCGACAGAATCGTGATCGGTGTGCACGATAAAAAATCTGAGGAACTGTTAACCAGGCTATACACTCCGTTCCACGCGCCTCTTTTTATAACAACTCTAACAACTGCCGAGATGATAAAATATTCAAGCAACGCTCTTCTAGCAACAAAGATATCTTTTGCCAACGAAATTGGAAACTTCTGCAAAAAGCTCGGAGTGGATACATACGATGTTATGGAAGCCGTGGGAATGGACCATCGTATCTCCCCTTATTTCCTCAACTCAGGGGCGGGCTTTGGCGGCTCCTGTTTTCCCAAAGACGTGAGGGCAATCATTTCTGCTGGCGATGAACGGGGATGTGATACGGCCATCCTGCGTTCTGTCATGCACGTTAACGAGAGACAGTCCTTGAAGATGATCGAACTGCTCGAAAAACACACTGAAAAACTTGACGGAAAGAAAATATCGGTTCTTGGCCTCTCCTTCAAAGCAGGAACAGATGATATAAGAGAATCACGTTCCATACCAGTCATAAAAAAACTTATTGAAAAGAATGCTGTCATCTCTGCATATGATCCCCTCGCCATGGAAAATATGAAGAAAATTTTTGAAAATATAGATTACTGCAAAAGTGCAGATGCTTCCCTTAAAAATGCCGATGGATGTCTTATCATGACCGACTGGGAAGAGTTCTCCCATCTGAATTTCAGGTTGATGAAAAGACCTGTTGTCATTGATGGGAGGCATATCGTCGAGGAAAAAGAAGGGCTGATCTATGAGGGCATATGCTGGTAA
- a CDS encoding cysteine synthase family protein, with amino-acid sequence MKNKKFSILDAIGNTPLVKLSNLNRNRDVRIFGKVEAMNPGGSIKDRPAYYMVKKGEESGKLTKDKIILEPTSGNTGIALAMIGAIKGYRVKLLMPECVSMERRHILEAFGAEVAFTPADEGTDGSIKKARELVNEEPDKYFMPNQFENENNVLSHYETTGPEIFSQTDGEVDVFVAGMGTTGTIMGVGKYLKEKKQEIRIVGVEPPEGHRIQGLKNMKESMTPKIYNESILDEKIVIDDDEASEIVRLLATKEGIFVGASSGAAVAGALHIAKNMDSGTIVAILPDRGERYLSTTLFRSVCAKCPP; translated from the coding sequence ATGAAAAATAAAAAATTCAGCATATTGGATGCCATTGGTAATACGCCACTTGTGAAGTTGAGCAATTTAAATAGAAACCGTGATGTTAGGATTTTTGGTAAAGTCGAGGCGATGAACCCGGGTGGTTCAATAAAAGATAGACCGGCATATTATATGGTAAAAAAGGGAGAAGAATCTGGGAAGCTGACAAAAGATAAGATAATACTTGAACCAACATCCGGAAATACAGGAATCGCTCTTGCGATGATAGGTGCCATAAAAGGGTACAGAGTTAAGTTACTAATGCCAGAATGCGTCAGTATGGAAAGAAGGCACATATTGGAGGCGTTTGGTGCCGAAGTTGCTTTTACCCCCGCGGATGAAGGTACAGATGGTTCTATTAAAAAAGCCCGTGAACTTGTTAATGAAGAGCCGGATAAGTATTTCATGCCCAATCAGTTTGAAAACGAAAATAACGTCCTTTCACATTACGAAACAACTGGACCAGAAATTTTCTCTCAGACTGACGGGGAAGTCGATGTATTTGTTGCTGGCATGGGCACAACAGGAACTATAATGGGAGTGGGCAAATATTTAAAGGAAAAAAAGCAAGAAATCAGGATTGTGGGGGTAGAACCGCCGGAAGGACATAGAATACAGGGACTTAAAAATATGAAAGAATCCATGACTCCCAAAATTTATAACGAGAGTATATTGGACGAAAAAATTGTAATCGATGATGATGAGGCATCTGAAATAGTACGCCTTCTCGCCACAAAAGAAGGAATTTTTGTCGGTGCATCGAGCGGCGCAGCAGTTGCAGGTGCTCTGCATATAGCAAAGAATATGGATTCTGGTACAATTGTTGCAATATTACCTGATAGGGGAGAGCGTTACCTCAGTACAACACTGTTCAGGTCGGTATGTGCAAAATGCCCTCCATGA
- the nadC gene encoding carboxylating nicotinate-nucleotide diphosphorylase: MGDIERFLYEDLNEKGDITSDGLLGDEAGKAFIISKECCILAGLEEAKAVFSHLGLTVNLIMKDGEEARANDRVMEIKGKARSILAGERLALNVISRMSGIASITNELVKTCRKKNAKINIAATRKTTPGFRKYEKKAVTIGGGMAHRMGLYDGVIIKDNHLIYLSIREAIRKAKEKIDKPIEVEVESIENAVIAAEEDVNIIMLDNMPPAKGKIAAREARAVNPSVKIEVSGGITPENIANYTFADIISLGWLTHSVKSKDFSLEMEQL; this comes from the coding sequence ATGGGAGACATAGAAAGATTCCTTTATGAAGATTTGAATGAGAAGGGTGATATAACCTCGGACGGCTTGCTTGGGGACGAAGCGGGAAAGGCTTTTATCATTTCCAAGGAATGTTGCATTCTGGCAGGCCTTGAGGAAGCGAAAGCAGTGTTTTCCCATCTGGGACTGACCGTAAATTTGATAATGAAGGACGGCGAGGAAGCCAGGGCAAACGACAGGGTAATGGAGATAAAAGGAAAGGCCCGTTCCATACTTGCCGGCGAAAGACTGGCCTTGAACGTCATTTCCAGAATGAGCGGCATAGCAAGTATTACCAACGAACTTGTCAAAACTTGTAGGAAAAAGAACGCAAAAATTAATATAGCAGCAACAAGAAAGACAACTCCCGGCTTCAGAAAATACGAAAAAAAAGCCGTTACAATTGGAGGCGGGATGGCACACCGAATGGGGTTATATGATGGAGTTATAATAAAGGATAATCATCTAATATACCTATCCATTAGGGAAGCCATAAGGAAGGCAAAAGAGAAAATAGATAAGCCGATAGAAGTGGAGGTTGAAAGTATCGAAAACGCTGTCATTGCCGCTGAAGAGGACGTCAATATCATAATGCTTGACAACATGCCTCCAGCCAAAGGAAAAATAGCTGCCCGCGAGGCAAGAGCAGTAAATCCGTCCGTGAAAATAGAGGTTTCCGGCGGCATAACACCCGAAAACATCGCCAACTATACTTTTGCCGATATCATTTCACTGGGCTGGCTGACGCATTCAGTAAAAAGCAAAGATTTTTCACTTGAAATGGAACAGTTATAA
- a CDS encoding aspartate dehydrogenase encodes MDSIKLGIIGCGAVGSDVAMAADNMEEICKIYLYDIKKEKAEKLGKKLKKGVAEDFNNFLGKVDIVFEAASQEAIRQYAEKVIDAGKDLIIMSIGSLFDDTLRKRLERKAKEKKCKIYLPSGAVCGIDGIKAARADDIDEVTLVTTKSPSSLGRELEKRTILFDGSAREAVKKFPRNINVAACLSIAGIGFDETRVKIVADPVVKCNSHKILAHGKFGRLRAEVENLPNPNNPGSSYLASLSAIATLRRAINPIQIGA; translated from the coding sequence ATGGATAGCATAAAGCTAGGAATAATAGGCTGTGGGGCGGTAGGCAGTGATGTGGCGATGGCCGCGGACAACATGGAAGAGATATGCAAAATCTATCTTTACGACATAAAAAAAGAAAAGGCGGAGAAACTGGGTAAAAAATTAAAAAAGGGAGTTGCCGAGGATTTTAATAATTTTTTGGGAAAGGTCGACATTGTTTTTGAGGCGGCATCCCAGGAAGCAATAAGGCAATATGCAGAAAAGGTTATCGATGCAGGAAAGGATTTGATAATAATGAGTATCGGCAGTCTTTTCGATGACACCCTGCGAAAAAGATTGGAAAGGAAAGCGAAAGAAAAAAAATGCAAGATTTACCTTCCGTCAGGGGCGGTATGCGGTATTGATGGGATAAAAGCGGCTAGGGCAGATGACATAGACGAGGTCACACTTGTAACAACAAAGTCTCCTTCCTCTCTTGGCAGAGAACTGGAAAAGAGGACTATACTTTTTGATGGGAGTGCAAGGGAAGCGGTAAAGAAATTTCCGAGAAATATAAATGTTGCCGCGTGCCTGTCCATTGCCGGCATAGGATTTGACGAGACGAGGGTTAAAATTGTTGCAGATCCCGTGGTTAAGTGTAACAGCCATAAAATACTGGCCCATGGAAAATTTGGACGGCTTAGGGCGGAGGTAGAAAATCTGCCGAATCCAAACAATCCCGGTTCAAGTTACCTGGCATCCCTTTCAGCAATTGCAACCCTGAGACGGGCGATTAATCCAATTCAGATAGGTGCATGA
- a CDS encoding 4Fe-4S binding protein codes for MPLCNFNCASCPFAYVCVPMAIGTAVVWKRYAFSPMQKKRLASQLAFLFLSNTAFLVGSTGLIYTYFYCWEAPMASMACPIGILEHAAIEHSLTSLIYLAGSITLISMVFGRAACGWACPIGFLQDIIGHKRKIKSANGKKADKKLRYLKYAILLLIAPACYITGKMVYTNICPIGGLTATIPALILHPHGYALGTYFIPKMLFLGGFFALVVLLTRGWCRHLCPVGAMMAPFNKISLLQLEVDMNKCTHCGRCKAVCPMDIEMPEDNRSSECIRCGRCVSACPVNAIKLGFT; via the coding sequence ATGCCCCTGTGCAACTTTAACTGTGCGTCGTGCCCATTTGCATATGTATGCGTGCCGATGGCAATCGGTACTGCAGTAGTATGGAAAAGATATGCATTTTCTCCGATGCAGAAAAAAAGGCTTGCTTCTCAGCTTGCATTCCTTTTTCTTTCAAATACTGCCTTTCTCGTCGGCAGCACGGGGCTGATATATACGTACTTTTACTGCTGGGAAGCACCCATGGCATCAATGGCCTGTCCAATCGGCATACTGGAACATGCAGCCATTGAACACAGTTTAACGTCGTTAATTTATCTCGCCGGCTCTATAACCCTTATTTCCATGGTATTCGGTAGGGCGGCATGCGGCTGGGCATGCCCCATTGGCTTTTTGCAGGATATTATAGGACATAAAAGAAAAATAAAGAGTGCGAATGGCAAAAAGGCTGATAAAAAATTACGTTATTTAAAATATGCAATTTTATTGTTGATAGCCCCTGCATGTTACATCACGGGGAAAATGGTTTATACAAACATCTGTCCCATCGGCGGTTTAACTGCCACAATACCTGCCCTAATTCTCCATCCACACGGCTATGCCCTTGGCACATATTTCATTCCAAAAATGCTTTTTCTTGGAGGCTTTTTTGCGCTCGTTGTTTTGCTGACACGTGGATGGTGCCGGCACCTCTGTCCCGTAGGGGCGATGATGGCTCCTTTCAACAAAATAAGTTTGCTTCAGCTGGAAGTGGACATGAACAAATGCACTCACTGCGGGAGATGTAAAGCAGTCTGTCCTATGGACATTGAAATGCCCGAGGATAATAGAAGTTCGGAATGTATAAGGTGCGGAAGGTGCGTATCAGCCTGCCCCGTCAATGCGATAAAATTGGGTTTTACATGA
- the rimI gene encoding ribosomal protein S18-alanine N-acetyltransferase: MIIREFVCNDIQQVIKISYNSLKEYYSPDFFINVWQVSPNGFLVAEEGGKVIGFVLSVMAGASTLRILMVCVRKGYRGKGIGSTLLNQITRKFENLKKVYLEVKVTNKKAIKLYKKHGFVIKEILHDFYPDGTDGYLMEKSLL; the protein is encoded by the coding sequence ATGATCATAAGGGAATTTGTATGTAATGATATACAGCAGGTTATAAAAATATCTTATAACTCTCTTAAAGAGTATTATTCTCCGGATTTTTTTATTAACGTATGGCAGGTCTCGCCCAACGGTTTTCTGGTTGCAGAGGAGGGTGGGAAGGTTATCGGATTTGTATTGAGTGTTATGGCTGGGGCATCCACTCTTCGCATTTTGATGGTATGTGTCAGAAAAGGTTACAGGGGAAAGGGCATAGGCTCTACGCTCCTGAACCAGATAACAAGGAAATTTGAAAATCTAAAGAAAGTTTATCTGGAGGTGAAAGTAACAAACAAAAAAGCCATAAAGCTTTACAAGAAGCATGGCTTCGTAATAAAAGAAATCCTCCATGATTTTTATCCAGATGGGACAGATGGCTACCTCATGGAAAAATCGCTCTTATGA
- a CDS encoding Ig-like domain-containing protein, with amino-acid sequence MKASVPFLSIIILLSLASLPSFNFESEASTESKVVFCEEITATWCTGCPNTAEALYKIYGSDSSFYYVAMVTDKNEKAADRIEDYNIAGYPTSFFDGGYSVVFGGKSDTAPYKSAINECRNRAYPNVGVVIDVGWLGESSISISIKIENNGGTYHGHLRAYVVEPVSRWNNLAGNPYHFGFLDYALDKDVSIEGVITEETVWNGSSAGYEDITRDNIMVIAALFDAEGHTGYSDPPSNNHRFTAHYVDSAAAASPPEDSPPSVMLIGKPASVTGYRNATFSWEGKDDFTSSDELLYSYMLIGYDSRWSEWGQETEKDYESLADGKYTFMVKVKDDGGQESTVSWQFTVDTSPPTVVSTDPADNSKDKDIFSPVTIAFSYNMDKSSVSNAISIDLPIDYSIKWNSDKVLVISPKNHWMYKTVYTITLSGSIRRDSGQEMGKPYELSFETSSADTESPEIISTYPGNGGTAKSGDVIKIQFSEPMEIRFFEKAIRNDPWFSYHIEWEDNDTALKIIPRFLPPGEYKIMITTYAMDKSGNHMGKKFTIGFEVMPLRVLCSLPYDGEREVPVSTKISIVFSEEMDKGSMGGNISATFDFSKSWNENGDILYIIPSAPLEHEKHYSIEIDRNATNIYGTKLDSSYTVSLFTEGKMPDRHIGEETPSFTLAILLCAIIFSLILYRRS; translated from the coding sequence ATGAAGGCAAGTGTCCCCTTTCTTTCCATAATTATTCTTCTATCTTTGGCGTCATTGCCGTCCTTTAATTTTGAATCTGAGGCATCAACTGAAAGCAAAGTTGTTTTCTGCGAGGAAATAACGGCAACATGGTGCACAGGATGCCCGAATACTGCAGAGGCTTTATACAAAATATACGGCTCTGATAGTTCGTTTTATTATGTTGCCATGGTCACCGATAAAAATGAAAAAGCGGCAGACAGGATAGAGGATTATAACATAGCCGGGTATCCAACTTCATTTTTTGATGGAGGGTATTCTGTAGTTTTCGGAGGAAAAAGCGATACTGCACCATATAAGAGTGCCATAAATGAGTGCAGAAACAGGGCATACCCTAATGTCGGCGTAGTCATTGATGTCGGCTGGCTCGGGGAGAGCAGCATTTCCATATCAATAAAAATTGAAAATAACGGAGGAACGTACCACGGACATCTCAGGGCGTATGTTGTCGAGCCTGTATCAAGATGGAACAACCTTGCCGGCAACCCCTACCATTTCGGATTCCTTGACTATGCACTTGATAAAGATGTGAGCATTGAGGGGGTTATAACGGAAGAAACTGTATGGAACGGGAGCAGTGCAGGATATGAAGACATAACCAGGGACAACATAATGGTGATCGCTGCTCTTTTTGATGCCGAAGGGCATACCGGCTATTCAGATCCACCTTCAAACAATCACCGGTTCACTGCCCATTATGTGGATAGCGCGGCAGCCGCCTCGCCGCCGGAGGATTCACCACCTTCAGTCATGCTAATTGGAAAGCCCGCTTCAGTTACAGGTTACAGAAACGCAACGTTTAGCTGGGAAGGAAAAGACGATTTTACTTCCAGTGACGAGTTGCTTTATTCCTATATGTTGATAGGGTACGATAGCCGCTGGTCTGAATGGGGACAGGAAACAGAGAAAGATTACGAAAGCTTAGCAGATGGGAAATATACGTTCATGGTTAAAGTTAAGGACGATGGAGGACAGGAAAGCACCGTTTCATGGCAATTCACAGTTGACACATCACCTCCAACAGTTGTATCAACAGACCCTGCAGACAACTCAAAGGATAAAGATATATTTTCTCCAGTAACCATAGCCTTTTCTTACAACATGGACAAATCATCTGTTTCAAATGCAATTTCAATTGACCTGCCAATAGACTACAGTATCAAATGGAACAGTGACAAAGTTTTGGTAATATCTCCGAAAAACCACTGGATGTACAAAACCGTATATACAATAACACTGTCCGGCAGTATAAGAAGGGACAGCGGGCAGGAAATGGGAAAGCCGTACGAGTTATCTTTTGAAACGTCTTCTGCAGATACAGAGTCGCCTGAAATAATCTCAACATATCCTGGCAATGGAGGCACAGCAAAAAGCGGGGATGTTATAAAAATACAATTTTCAGAACCAATGGAAATAAGATTTTTCGAAAAAGCCATAAGGAACGATCCATGGTTTTCTTACCACATAGAATGGGAAGATAATGATACTGCCTTAAAAATAATACCGAGATTCCTTCCGCCGGGCGAGTATAAAATAATGATAACAACTTATGCCATGGACAAATCGGGCAACCATATGGGCAAGAAATTTACAATTGGTTTTGAGGTAATGCCGCTAAGAGTGCTCTGCTCATTACCTTATGACGGAGAAAGGGAAGTACCGGTTTCAACAAAAATTTCAATAGTTTTCTCGGAGGAAATGGATAAAGGCAGCATGGGTGGCAATATATCTGCAACCTTCGATTTCAGTAAATCCTGGAACGAAAATGGGGACATATTGTACATAATACCCTCCGCTCCTCTGGAACACGAGAAACACTATTCCATAGAAATTGACCGGAATGCAACAAATATTTACGGTACAAAGCTTGATAGTAGCTATACCGTATCTTTATTTACTGAAGGAAAAATGCCCGACAGGCATATAGGAGAAGAAACACCATCCTTCACTCTCGCTATCTTACTATGTGCAATCATCTTTTCCTTAATTTTGTATAGAAGATCATAA
- a CDS encoding PKD domain-containing protein, translated as MKKAIAIFVLAALVIPSVMAINATTGMMPNNPPEKPTITGPSSGEVGKWYTYTAVTTDPDGDKVFYCFDWGDGDEFCTLLHDSGQQASASHTWDEKGDYTITVKAMDENRAESEPATLKVSMPLSYSNGPSIKIVKPHNGIYLYGIKILPILGQIVIGDITVEVKASDDVQRVEFLLQMSCFCGREVVHVDTSPLYTWEWNQDYDDNELIDEGNVPLTVRAYDSEWNEAMDDIKLIKL; from the coding sequence ATGAAAAAAGCAATAGCGATATTTGTATTGGCAGCTCTTGTAATTCCGTCGGTCATGGCGATAAATGCTACTACGGGCATGATGCCCAACAACCCCCCGGAAAAGCCGACAATAACCGGGCCGTCATCAGGTGAGGTAGGAAAGTGGTATACATACACTGCCGTGACAACAGACCCTGACGGTGACAAAGTGTTTTACTGCTTCGACTGGGGCGATGGTGATGAGTTCTGCACCCTTTTGCACGATTCCGGTCAGCAGGCTTCAGCATCACATACGTGGGACGAGAAGGGTGATTATACAATAACGGTGAAGGCAATGGATGAGAATCGTGCCGAGAGCGAGCCCGCTACATTGAAAGTAAGTATGCCGCTGAGTTATTCAAACGGCCCTTCCATTAAAATAGTAAAGCCGCACAATGGGATTTATCTGTACGGGATAAAAATACTGCCAATCCTGGGACAGATTGTTATAGGAGATATAACCGTGGAAGTGAAAGCATCCGACGACGTGCAGAGGGTTGAATTTTTACTCCAGATGAGCTGCTTCTGCGGACGGGAAGTGGTACATGTTGATACCTCTCCCCTATATACCTGGGAATGGAACCAGGATTACGATGACAATGAATTGATAGACGAAGGAAATGTTCCTCTTACTGTTAGGGCGTATGATAGCGAGTGGAACGAAGCAATGGATGACATCAAGCTGATAAAATTATAG
- the nadA gene encoding quinolinate synthase NadA, translating into MNDKLKKLDELKKKRNAVILAHNYQRPEVQDAADFTGDSLALAVRAKKTDADVIVFCGVDFMAQSAKILNPDKIVLHPDIGARCPMAAMVDAETLLSFKKEKGLDVVSYVNTTAEVKAVSDICCTSANAVKVVKSMPDGVIFVPDSNLGKYVKRYVKDKEVILWPGFCPTHEGIEKEDILRIKEIHPEAEIIAHPECTPEVIDIADKIASTEGMVNYAKESKTREFIVATERELCYRMKKEMPEKIFYSVENAVCPPMKKITLDKIINSLEKMEPEIAIDKETINKAKKPLEKMMELGR; encoded by the coding sequence ATGAATGATAAACTCAAAAAACTTGATGAGCTGAAAAAGAAAAGGAATGCTGTTATCCTAGCCCATAATTATCAGAGGCCGGAAGTTCAGGATGCTGCAGATTTCACCGGCGATTCCCTTGCCCTTGCCGTGCGGGCGAAAAAAACGGATGCAGATGTTATCGTCTTTTGCGGCGTGGACTTCATGGCACAGTCTGCAAAAATTTTGAATCCCGATAAAATTGTCTTACATCCAGACATCGGTGCAAGGTGTCCCATGGCCGCGATGGTTGATGCAGAAACACTGCTTTCCTTCAAAAAAGAGAAGGGGTTGGATGTGGTGAGTTATGTCAATACCACGGCAGAAGTTAAGGCCGTCTCAGACATATGCTGCACATCTGCAAATGCCGTGAAAGTCGTAAAAAGCATGCCCGACGGCGTCATATTTGTGCCCGACAGTAACCTGGGCAAGTATGTCAAGAGATATGTAAAAGACAAAGAAGTTATTCTGTGGCCGGGCTTTTGCCCCACGCATGAAGGCATAGAGAAAGAAGATATATTGAGGATAAAAGAAATACACCCGGAGGCGGAGATAATCGCACATCCGGAGTGCACCCCGGAGGTTATAGACATCGCTGATAAAATCGCCTCTACTGAAGGAATGGTAAATTATGCAAAAGAATCAAAAACAAGAGAATTTATTGTGGCAACCGAGCGGGAGTTATGCTACAGAATGAAAAAAGAAATGCCCGAAAAGATATTTTATTCAGTTGAAAACGCCGTTTGTCCGCCAATGAAAAAGATAACCCTGGACAAGATTATAAATTCTCTTGAAAAAATGGAGCCGGAGATAGCAATAGATAAAGAAACAATAAATAAAGCCAAGAAGCCATTGGAAAAGATGATGGAATTGGGAAGATAA
- a CDS encoding phosphate ABC transporter ATP-binding protein, protein MRAIETEIKVRNLNVFYSGGTDVVALKNINIDIPKNKLTTIIGPSGCGKTTLLKTLNRLHEIKEGVKVSGEIFIGGEDIYHPSRPVPELRRKVGLVAQKPYPLPASIYDNVAYGPKIHYRPNKNELDRIVEECLRKANLWDEVKDRLDSPAADLSIGQQQRLCMARTLAVEPEVILCDEVTSALDPISSEKLENLLLSLKEKYTIVMVTHVLRQAKRLADYVIFLYLGEVVETGTAEQFFNNPTNEKTKEYIKGIMAGT, encoded by the coding sequence ATGAGAGCAATTGAGACAGAAATAAAGGTTAGGAATTTGAATGTATTTTACAGCGGAGGTACGGATGTTGTGGCATTGAAAAATATAAATATAGACATTCCAAAAAATAAGCTGACCACGATAATAGGCCCTTCGGGATGCGGGAAGACCACACTTCTGAAAACGTTAAACAGGCTCCATGAAATCAAGGAAGGCGTAAAAGTGAGCGGAGAGATATTCATCGGAGGAGAGGACATATACCATCCTAGTCGTCCCGTGCCGGAACTCAGGCGGAAGGTGGGACTGGTGGCACAAAAGCCCTATCCCCTGCCTGCATCGATATATGACAATGTGGCGTATGGGCCAAAGATTCACTACAGGCCAAACAAAAATGAGCTTGACAGAATAGTTGAAGAATGCCTCAGGAAGGCAAATCTCTGGGATGAAGTTAAAGATAGGCTGGATTCTCCGGCAGCTGACCTATCAATCGGCCAACAACAGCGACTTTGCATGGCCAGAACCCTCGCCGTAGAGCCCGAGGTTATATTATGTGATGAAGTCACATCTGCCCTCGACCCGATTTCATCGGAGAAATTGGAGAATCTTCTTCTTTCCCTCAAAGAGAAATACACTATCGTCATGGTCACCCACGTGCTCAGACAGGCAAAAAGGCTGGCCGATTATGTAATATTTTTATATCTCGGGGAAGTGGTAGAGACTGGAACGGCAGAGCAGTTTTTTAATAATCCGACCAATGAAAAGACAAAGGAATACATAAAGGGGATAATGGCAGGAACTTGA